One window of the Eucalyptus grandis isolate ANBG69807.140 chromosome 6, ASM1654582v1, whole genome shotgun sequence genome contains the following:
- the LOC104416004 gene encoding type IV inositol polyphosphate 5-phosphatase 11 isoform X2, producing MERSNASDNMVSHIVAAQQEGIRTIRSCNSCDFSSDPDVCICLVTWNMNGQVSYEDLAELVGSKRKFDLLVVGLQEAPQKSISRMLQATLAETHALLGKAIMQSVQLYVFGPKDSELDTKELKVDKQSVGGLGGLIGRKKGAVAIHINFRGIRMVFISCHLSAHAHNVEERNEQCRHISHSLFTKSKHWNPYAPPAQLTVWLGDLNYRLQGIDNQPARKLIRKDLHKMLIGKDQLLQEAERGEIFSGYCEGTLKFKPTYKYDVGSSDYDTSHKVRVPSWTDRILFKIEDANKVKAILRSYESVDGIESSDHKPVKAHLCLKLNPSQDQ from the exons ATGGAGAGATCGAACGCCTCAGACAACATGGTCAGCCACATCGTCGCAGCTCAGCAAGAAGGAATTAGGACAATTCGGTCGTGCAACTCATGCGACTTCTCAAGCGACCCCGACGTCTGCATTTGCTTGGTTACTTGGAACATGAATGGCCAG GTATCTTATGAAGATCTTGCGGAGCTGGTCGGAAGCAAGCGAAAGTTCGACCTGCTGGTTGTGGGCTTGCAAGAAGCACCGCAAAAGAGCATCTCAAGAATGTTGCAAGCAACTTTGGCCGAAACACACGC CTTGTTAGGAAAAGCCATCATGCAATCCGTGCAGCTGTATGTCTTTGGACCCAAGGACTCAGAATTGGACACCAAAG AACTGAAAGTCGACAAGCAATCCGTTGGGGGACTTGGAGGACTGATTGGGAGGAAAAAGGGAGCAGTTGCGATCCACATCAACTTCAGAGGTATCCGAATGGTGTTTATCTCCTGCCATCTCTCGG CTCATGCACACAATGTGGAGGAGAGGAACGAGCAGTGCAGGCACATATCGCACTCCCTCTTTACCAAGTCCAAGCACTGGAACCCGTACGCACCACCCGCCCAACTCACTGTCTGGTTGGGCGATCTCAATTACCGACTGCAAGGCATCGACAACCAACCTGCCCGCAAATTGATCCGCAAAGACCTTCACAAG ATGCTGATAGGCAAAGATCAACTCTTGCAAGAGGCTGAGAGGGGAGAGATATTCAGCGGATACTGCGAGGGAACGCTAAAATTCAAGCCAACCTACAAATATGATGTTGGAAGCAGCGACTACGATACAAGTCATAAG GTACGAGTGCCATCATGGACGGATAGGATCTTGTTCAAGATAGAAGATGCCAACAAAGTCAAAGCAATTTTACGGTCTTATGAATCAGTGGATGGTATTGAGAGTTCTGATCATAAGCCAGTAAAAGCTCATCTGTGCTTAAAGCTTAACCCCAGCCAAGATCAATGA
- the LOC104416004 gene encoding type IV inositol polyphosphate 5-phosphatase 11 isoform X1, whose product MVKILEMGYCCRRRSKMERSNASDNMVSHIVAAQQEGIRTIRSCNSCDFSSDPDVCICLVTWNMNGQVSYEDLAELVGSKRKFDLLVVGLQEAPQKSISRMLQATLAETHALLGKAIMQSVQLYVFGPKDSELDTKELKVDKQSVGGLGGLIGRKKGAVAIHINFRGIRMVFISCHLSAHAHNVEERNEQCRHISHSLFTKSKHWNPYAPPAQLTVWLGDLNYRLQGIDNQPARKLIRKDLHKMLIGKDQLLQEAERGEIFSGYCEGTLKFKPTYKYDVGSSDYDTSHKVRVPSWTDRILFKIEDANKVKAILRSYESVDGIESSDHKPVKAHLCLKLNPSQDQ is encoded by the exons ATGGTGAAGATTCTTGAAATGGGTTATTGCTGCAGAAGAAGGTCCAAGATGGAGAGATCGAACGCCTCAGACAACATGGTCAGCCACATCGTCGCAGCTCAGCAAGAAGGAATTAGGACAATTCGGTCGTGCAACTCATGCGACTTCTCAAGCGACCCCGACGTCTGCATTTGCTTGGTTACTTGGAACATGAATGGCCAG GTATCTTATGAAGATCTTGCGGAGCTGGTCGGAAGCAAGCGAAAGTTCGACCTGCTGGTTGTGGGCTTGCAAGAAGCACCGCAAAAGAGCATCTCAAGAATGTTGCAAGCAACTTTGGCCGAAACACACGC CTTGTTAGGAAAAGCCATCATGCAATCCGTGCAGCTGTATGTCTTTGGACCCAAGGACTCAGAATTGGACACCAAAG AACTGAAAGTCGACAAGCAATCCGTTGGGGGACTTGGAGGACTGATTGGGAGGAAAAAGGGAGCAGTTGCGATCCACATCAACTTCAGAGGTATCCGAATGGTGTTTATCTCCTGCCATCTCTCGG CTCATGCACACAATGTGGAGGAGAGGAACGAGCAGTGCAGGCACATATCGCACTCCCTCTTTACCAAGTCCAAGCACTGGAACCCGTACGCACCACCCGCCCAACTCACTGTCTGGTTGGGCGATCTCAATTACCGACTGCAAGGCATCGACAACCAACCTGCCCGCAAATTGATCCGCAAAGACCTTCACAAG ATGCTGATAGGCAAAGATCAACTCTTGCAAGAGGCTGAGAGGGGAGAGATATTCAGCGGATACTGCGAGGGAACGCTAAAATTCAAGCCAACCTACAAATATGATGTTGGAAGCAGCGACTACGATACAAGTCATAAG GTACGAGTGCCATCATGGACGGATAGGATCTTGTTCAAGATAGAAGATGCCAACAAAGTCAAAGCAATTTTACGGTCTTATGAATCAGTGGATGGTATTGAGAGTTCTGATCATAAGCCAGTAAAAGCTCATCTGTGCTTAAAGCTTAACCCCAGCCAAGATCAATGA
- the LOC120294681 gene encoding uncharacterized protein LOC120294681 — translation MDEWLVKFIKENSHLPSLERIGNLLWQVWKERNNFVFQGTKPEVCKVINLAIFQYASYQKWGFGYSPAEKIKEQKNPLTWQAPKTDSLKLNIDRSLSEGSTEGVAVCVVRDSSGNFLDGFTKTVRAETVLRVETLGVLEALKYLKEKEIGEAVLEFDNQVPVNHLKREEQTDWQAHGVLFECRVLLQQLPQVGLVCCPRSANAVADWAARQQQKKTIPLN, via the coding sequence ATGGATGAATGGCTGGTAAAGTTCATTAAGGAAAATTCGCACCTCCCTTCTCTGGAGAGGATCGGAAATCTTCTTTGGCAAGTATGGAAGGAGCGCAACAATTTTGTCTTTCAAGGTACAAAACCAGAGGTATGCAAAGTCATAAATCTAGCAATATTTCAGTATGCTAGCTACCAAAAATGGGGATTTGGGTATTCACCAGCtgaaaaaatcaaagaacaGAAGAACCCGCTTACCTGGCAAGCTCCGAAAACCGACTCTCTCAAACTGAACATTGATAGGTCGCTGAGTGAGGGATCGACCGAGGGAGTCGCGGTTTGCGTCGTCCGGGACTCCTCTGGCAACTTCTTAGACGGTTTCACGAAGACAGTTCGGGCGGAGACGGTTCTGCGGGTGGAAACCCTAGGGGTTCTCGAAGCCCTAAAGtacttgaaggaaaaagaaatcggGGAAGCGGTCCTGGAGTTTGACAACCAAGTTCCGGTCAACCACTTGAAGCGTGAAGAACAGACAGACTGGCAAGCACATGGGGTGTTGTTCGAATGCAGAGTTCTTCTGCAGCAATTGCCGCAAGTGGGCTTGGTTTGTTGCCCAAGATCAGCTAATGCTGTGGCAGATTGGGCCGCGAGACAGCAGCAAAAGAAAACCATTCCTCTGAACTAG